A stretch of Parachlamydia sp. AcF125 DNA encodes these proteins:
- a CDS encoding type II toxin-antitoxin system YafQ family toxin → MLTPINTKQFKKDLKKYEHKKEVLKELKIVMMYILKEEPLPVIYKDHTLTGNWMGRRECHVKNDVLLIYKIFPESREALFERIGSHSELLKM, encoded by the coding sequence ATGTTGACACCGATAAACACTAAGCAATTTAAAAAAGATCTTAAAAAATACGAGCATAAAAAAGAAGTCTTGAAAGAACTAAAAATAGTGATGATGTATATCTTAAAAGAAGAACCTTTACCAGTAATTTATAAAGATCACACCTTAACAGGAAATTGGATGGGCAGAAGGGAATGTCATGTTAAGAACGACGTCTTATTAATCTATAAAATTTTTCCAGAGAGCAGGGAAGCCTTGTTTGAAAGGATAGGATCTCATTCTGAACTCTTAAAAATGTAA